The Halostagnicola larsenii XH-48 region CTCCGCGAGCAGTGAAACGATCGCTCCCGAGTCGTCGCGAACGGGGCGAATCGTGACCTCGAGCACCCGTTTCGCGCCGTCCACCGCTTGAGTAGCCGTCGCGTGGCCGGTATCGGGTCCGTCGGCGTATCGACTGACGAGCTCCCGCTCGACGACCTCGCCCGACGCGGCACGCTCGAGGGCTGTCTCGATCGACGACCGGTCGCCCGGGAGCCACCACGGCGTGGCCTGAAACGGCTGGCCGCGAACGTCGTCCTGGGACGCGTCGATCGCCTCGAGCGCGCCCGCGTTCGCGCTTCCCACGGTGCCCTCGCGGTCGAGTTCCCAGACGTACGTGTCCGGGTCCTCGAAGATCGTCCTGAATCGACGGTGGGAGGCGCGGGTGTGAGAACGCGTGCGCTCGCGTTCGACCGCGCGCTCGATCGCCCCGGCGAGTTCGCCGGGATCGCAGTCCCGCGGGACGTATTCGGAAGCGCCGGCGCTGATCGCCGCGCTCGCCAGCCGTTCGGATCCCTCGACCGGCGAGAGGATCACTGGCACTGCCGGTCGGCTGTCCTGTACTCGTTCGAGTAGCTCCAACCCGGTCCCGCCGGAGAGCTCCGCAGCGGTGAGGACGACATCGACGCGGTCACCCTCGAGCACAGGGTCCGTCGTCACTTCGGACTCGGCTGCGGTGGACTCGAGGTATTCTAGCGCGTCGGCGACTGTTTCGACATGGCTGGTCGAGACGGTTTCAACCGGCGCGTCGACAACGGCGCGCTCGAGTGCGGTCTCGAGCGAACGCGTTCCGTCCGGACCAGGTGTCGGCTCGACGACGAGGATGTTGATCTCGTCGCTGAGAACCGGAGACTCCATACCGCATCCCTATACGCTCGGCCGGATAGAAACCACCGGTCTGGGCCGACGGATGTGATCCAGCAGGGACACCGTCAATCGGCGGTCGAGCGTTCCTCGGACGTCGGAACCCAGCCGTCGTCCGGATCCACGCGACCCGCGAGTACCGCGTTGAGCACCGCACCGAGAAGCAGACAGAGCCCGCCGAAGTAGACCCACGTCAGGATCAACAAGATCGCACCGGCGACGTCGAACAGCGCGACGCTCTCGGCTGTCGACACGTAGACGCGAAAACCGACGGCCAGGATCGACCACGTCGCGGCGGCGAACGCCGTTCCGGGGAGGATTTCGGGAACCGAAACGTCGGGATGGGGGAAGACGTAGTACATGGGGACGAACAGGACGAACAGCAGCCCCATCAAGGCGAGTGCACTCACACCCATCGCGAGCGGCCCCTCGAAAAAGAGCGACACGCTGACTCCGAGATAGCCAACGAGCGCGACGCCGACCGCGACGGTCACAGTCAGCAAGACCGCGTAAAGGATCGTCACGAGCGACGTCGAGAGGGCGGCCTCGAGCGACGACTGGGATCCCCTCGATCCGTAGACGGCGGTAAACGCGCTATTGACGGACTGAAACAGACGCGCCGCGCTCCAGAGAAAGATCCCGAGTGCGAGCAGCGCCGCCCGGGTTCGGTTCGCGCCGTCGCCGGCGGCCGCTGCGAGTTGGTCCCGGTCGATCGTCCCCCCGAGTCCAGTCGCCGTCTCGAGGGCGTCGAGGACGACTGCGAGCGAGTCGACGACGGTGACGGCGACGAGCAGGAGGATCACCAGCGGAACGAGCGTGTTGAACGAGTGGTAAGCCAGTCCGGCAGACGCGACGCTGAGCTGGCGCTCGCGCGCGACGGCCGCGACCTCGGCGGCGAGGATCCGTCCGCTCGAGAGCATCATACGCCTGCTTCACCGAGGCGACCGAAATATCTTGGTTTCGATGAAGAACGCTGGGAACGGAAGCGATCGGCTTCGCTCCTCGCGAGGGACGATACTTGAATCGGCGTCAAATTCGTGCGTTGTGTCGATAGACGTCTGCTACTCGTCGGCGACGACCGACTGAACGTGGCCGACGACGCCGCTTTTCAGTTTGACGCGGGGGCCGTCAGGCTCGTCGCCGTAGACCGTGCCGACTTCGCCGTGAATCGGTTCTTCGTCGGTCGATTGAACGTCCGCGTCTTCCTGAACGATCTCGACGGTCATTCCCTGTCGGAGTTCCTCGGCGGTTGGTCGTTCGGTAGACATCGTACTAGCGAATCAGAGCAAGCCGCCCGAAAACGTGGTGCCTGCATATTCGGTGTCGTTTTTCGAACAGCAGCGACGTCGCTACTCGTCGTCGAACTCGAGGGCCGCCGAGTTGATACAAAAGCGCTTGCCGGTCGGTTCGGGACCGTCCTCGAAGACGTGACCGAGGTGGCCGTCGCAGTTCGCACAGCGGACTTCCGTTCGGCGCATGCCGTGGCTGGTATCGACGTGTGTAGTCACTCGGGCGTCGTCGACGTCGTAGAAACTGGGCCAGCCACAGCCGGATTCGAACTTGGTGTCGGAGTCGAACAGCGTCGCCCCACAGCCGGCGCAGGTGTAGCGGCCGTCGGCTTTGTGATCGACAAATTCGCCGCTGAACGCCGGTTCCGTTCCGGCCTCGCGGAGAATCCGATACTGTTCGTCAGTTAGCTCCTCGCGCCACTCCGCGTCGCTCTTTTCGGCCGAGTCGGATCCGCGCTCGGTCGACGACTCGCCGCTCGAGGGTGTGTCAGTCTCTGGGTCCATACTCGTCCCTACGGGCGAGAGCCCTAAGAGTCTGTCCGGGTGCCGACAGTCGTCGCTCCTCGTCCGCTCGAGTCTCGGCGACTCGAACGACACGGCAAGTGACTACCGGCCGGTGATTACGTTGGTGCTCTCGCAATCGGGACACTGGGTCATCCGACCGAGCTTTGGCACCTCGAGCCGTCGCCACTCCGAGGAGCCGCCTTCGGCTTCGAATCCGCAGTTCAAACACCGCGAGCGAGCAGCCGTCCGTGAGTCGGAGGACATGAATGTATGTACGGTAGCAATCCTCATAGGGATTTTCACGCCGCCGGCTGAGAATCACTCCCTGTTATCGGTTCTCGAGCGGATGTCGCACCAGTCCACCCCGAGCGGACGTTGCACTCACCGCCAGAACCACCGCATCCGCTCCCGTCGTCTCGACACGCACATTGACGGCCCTCGACCGCGAAGTACCGACGATGACAGTCATGCGAACGGTCGAACTCGAGGGCCACATCATCGACTCGGGAGCGATGGGGCGGTGTTTCGGCGTCGTCATGGATCTAGGCGGTGAGTTCGAGGTCGAAGAGTTCGACGTGGGTCGGCACAAACACGCCGAGACGTATTGTCGCATGCGAGTGTCCGCGGAGTCCGCAGACGACCTCCGGGCGATTCTCCACGAGCTGAACCAAAACGGCGCGACGGTCGCCGATCCGCGGGACGCGACATTAGAGGCCGCGCCGGACGAGCAGGTCGTCCCCGCGGAGTTCTACTCGACGACGAACCACCCGACGTTCGTCCGCGTCGACGGCTCGTGGGTCGAGGTGTCGGACCCCGAGATGGACTGCGCGCTCGTCGTCGACCGAACCGAGGACGACCCCGTCGTCCGCACGAAGGTTCTCAACGCTATCGAGAAAGGCGATCTCGTGGTCACCGGCGAAACCGGGATCAGGGTCGAACCGCCCGAGCGCCCCCGAAACGGAGGGAGTTCCTTCGGCTTCATGCAAGGCGGCGTCTCGAGCGAGCGCCCCTCCGCCTCGCTGATCGAAGAGATCGCAGACGAGATGCGTGCGGTTCGAGATGAGGATGGCACCGTCCTCGTCGTCTGCGGGCCGGCGATCGTCCACTCCGGCGGCCGAGACGCGCTCGCGGAGCTGGTTCGCGAGGGGTACGTCGACGCCCTGAGCGCGGGAAACGGCTTCGCGGTGCACGACTTAGAGCGGAACCTCTACGGAACCTCCCTCGGCGTCGACACGGAGTCGCTCGAGCACCCGCGAAAGGGACACAAACACCACATCTACACGATCAGCGAGATCGGCCGCGTCGGCGGAATCGAGGCGGCCGTCGAGGCGGAAATCGTCGACGGTGGCGTGATGTACCAGTGTATCCGAAACGACGTTCCCTACGTGCTCGCGGGATCGATCCGCGACGACGGGCCGCTCCCGGACACGATCACCGACGCGATCGAAGCCCAGGACGCGATCCGCGAGCAGGCCCGCGAGGCAGATCTCGTGTTGATGCTCTCGACGCTGCTCCACTCCGTCGCGGTGGGGAACTGCCTCCCGTCGACGACCAAAACCGTCTGCGTCGACATCAACCCCGCGACGGTCACGCAACTGCTCGACCGCGGGAGCGCCCAGGCGATCGGCATGGTCACCGACATCGGGACGTTCGTTCCCATGCTCGCCGACGAACTGCTCGAGGCCCACCGATAGCGGCCAGTGCTCGAGAAAGCTGTGTTGGGTTCAGCGTCCGTTGCCCAAAATGGTGCTGTGTAGAATCAGTAGACTGCACCGAATTGCCCATTACATGAAAGGAGAGTCATCTACGGAACCGGATTAGGTCGTTCTGGTTCCACCATCTGCTGTGAGAGAGTGACGAGCCGCTTTCGATGTCGCCGTTCTGGAAGCCTGATGAGCCTCGCCTGCTTCGAAAGTAGAAACGTGATCGTGAAGATCCTCGGCAAGTTTCGAGAGATGTTGGATGTTTCCAGCAGCTTCTGAGAGTGCCGATGCCTGTTCTTCGGTTGCTGCCGATACGTTGCTCGCTTCCGAAGCGGTCTGCTGGCTAACGTCAGCGACTTGATGGACCATCGAAACGACTTCTTCCGTGGAGTCCGCCTGATCCTCAGTAGCCGTACTGATCTCTGTGACCCCTCCTTCCACTTCTTCGATCGCATCCGCTATTTCATCGAACATTTCGATCGTGTCTTCGATTGTTTCTGCTCCGTTCTCGACCCGCTCGCTCATCTCCTGCATACCATCGACGGTTTCGTTCGTAGTCGACTGAATTTCCAGAATTCGATCTTCGATTTCGGTTGTAGCCCGTGCAGCATCCTCAGCTAGCGACTTGATCTCGTTAGCGACGACGGCAAACCCGTCACCGGACTCACCAGCATTAGCGGCCTCTATGGAGGCATTGATCGCGAGTATATTCGTTTGCTCGGCAATTTCGGAGATCAGTTCGATGATTCCGCCGATCTCTTCCATCTCGGTATCGAGGGCCTGTACCTGTGAAACGACTTCGTCCGTTCGGTCTTCGATGACGTGGATTTCATCAGTCGCCTCGGAGGCGTATGCTCTTCCCGTTTCACCGGTTTCGACGGCAATCGATGCCGTCGAAGCGACGTCGTCGGCCGATGCCGCTATCTCCTCGATCGTTGCGGATACATCGTTCATTTCGGCAGCGACCTGCTGAAGGTTCTCGCTTTGTTCGTCTGCCCCCTGCGATATTTCTTGAACAGAAACGGCTACTTCGTCGCTTGCTGTTTCGATCTCTTCTGTACTCGAAGATACTTGCTCGCTCGAGGTCGCAACCTCGTCGGCGATCTCTTGTACGGATCGAATGCTAGTGTTCATCTGAATGATGCTACTCTCGAGAGCGTCTAGTACCTCTCCATAGTCTCCAGGATAGTCCGTCTCGATAGTCTGATTGAGATTCCCTTCCTCGAGGGCTTCGCTCACGGCCGATATTTGCGCGAAGCTATCGGCGAGTTGAGTCGCCCCTGATTCGAGGTTACCCAGCACGTCGCCGTAGTCACCCGGGAAGTCAGTCTCGAAAGTTTGGTCGATATGTCCCCGTTTGAGTCCCTCGCTAGCCGTCGAGATCTGTGCAAAGCTTTCTTCGAGTTGTGTCGTCCCCGCCGAGAGGTTCTCCAGAACGGCACCATACTGTCCAGGGCGATCAGTGTTGACCTCCTGATCGAGTTGCCCCGTACGAAGATCGTCACTGACGTCCTGTATTGCGTCGAAACTGCCGGTCAGCTGGGTCGTCCCCTCCTCGAGTGTTTGCATAACATCTCCGTAGGTACCGGGATAGTTCGTGTCGACGTCCTGCTCGAGTTGACCGGATCGAAGATTCGTACTGACACCGTTGAGATCCGCAATCACGTCACGGAGGTTTTGCTGCATAGTTTTGAACGCATCGACCATTCGACCGATTTCGTCGTTCTCTACGTGATCGTCAAGATCGGTATCGAGGTCGCCCTCGCTGATAGCTACAGCAGCCTCGGAAAGCTGTTTGATGGGTGGCGTGATACGTCGAGAAACGAACAGGCCAATCCCAAGCGCTAGTAAGAACGCACCGAGGGTTAAACCGGCAAGTTCCATTTGCGTCTGTTGTGTAACCGTATCGGCAATTGCAACCTGTTCTTCCATGTCAGCCTGTGCTGATTCTTCGATAGAAGTCGCTGATTCTTCTATCTCAATTCGTAGCGTATCCATTTCCGCTGCCTTCTCGTTGGCAAGCGCTTCATCGCCATCCTGAGAAGCAACAAAGAATTCCTCACCGACTGACTGATACTCCTCGTGGTTCGATTGGAGCGTTTCTAACTCGGTTTGTTGTTCATCAGATAGAGACGCATCTTCTATTGCTTGTGATCGCTCGCTAAACAGCGCTGCTGCTTGCTCGAATTCCTGCTCGGCCTCTGTTTCCCCGAGTTGTGCCGCATATATCGAGTTTTGCTGTTGTTCAATGGCGAGGGACATTCCCGTTGCGTCATCCATTTTTTGGCCATCCTCAGCAATTAGGTGTGCCTCTTCATCAACCGTCTCAAGTCCTATATAGCCAACAAAACCGGTTGCGCCAACGACGAGTGCAACAAGAACAAACGCAAGTATGAGCTTCGGCCCGAGGTCGAATCTGTCAAGTGTTAATTTTCTGGTTATAAATTCCATCTTGGTTACTAATCCCGATAATATGGGGTGTGGCGGATCAAGAATAAGCGTATTGGCCAATACCCCTAACATGACGGTTGATTAATATCTCCGGGAAAGATCTACAAATAGATAAGGCGATGCCTTGGAGTCGTTCGAGAGATCGGAGCTCTCCCATGACTGAGCGAGCGAAGCTCCCGCCAGGTCAGCGGGACGGGCGCCCCGCCAGACTCCGCGAGGTCGTCGGCGTAAAGTCGTTCGAAAGATCTCTGATCCTTCGTGATACCGAAAATCTATGGTTTTCGGGCCACGCCGACTGCTCGAGGATCGTTGTTCCCTCGTTGTCCGCGAAATCGTCGGGTTCGCTTGAATACAGCTTCGTTCTTTCAGCATCTTCGATTCTCGTCGACACATCTCATGGATCTCTCAGTTCACGCTCGATTCCGCCTCGAGATGTCCGAGCGGCCCTACTAGTGAGGGGGTCGCTATTTTATAGGCATCTGTCGTATCAACAGTGCCTCTCGCCGCCACCGAGCCAGGGAAAACGATGCAACAGGAACACATCCAGACGGGCAAGGCGATTCAGAAACGAACCGGGAAGACGTTCTATCTCGCGACCCGGTTTCTCCCCGAGCGCGTTCGCCACGCCACGCACGTCCTCTACGCCTTCTTTCGGATCGCCGACGAGGTCGTCGACGACGCGAACGGCGCGCCGCCTGCCGAACAGGCCGCTCGCCTCGAGTCGTTACGAGCACAGGCTCTCGGCGAACAGCCCCCAGAAGACGACGTGCTCATCGCGTTCGATCAGCTTCGCGACCGGTACGATATCGCCGATCGGGAGATCGACGTCTTCATCGACGCGATGAAGACCGACATCGAGACGAACCGCTACGAGCGCTACGCCGATCTCGAGGCGTACATGCGCGGTTCGGCCGCGTCGGTCGGCGTGATGATGACGGCGATTATGGAACCCGACGAACCCGACCTCGCCCGCCCCCACGCGGTAAAACTCGGCGAGGCGTTCCAGATGACCAACTTCCTGCGCGACGTTCGCGAGGACGTTCTCGAGCGGGATCGGATCTACCTCCCGCTCGAGAGCCTCCGCGAGCACGGCGTCGATCAGGGGGCGGTCGAGAACCTCGCGTTCTCGGACGCGTTCGCGTCGGTGATGCAGTCGGAACTCAAACGAACGGAACGACTCTATCGCGAGGGCGTCGCGGGAATCAGATACCTGCCGAAAGACTGCCAGTTGCCGGTGTTGCTCGCGGCAGTGTTGTACGCCGAACACCACCGCGTGATCCGGGCACAGGACTACGACGTGTTGAACCGGGAACCGTCACTTTCGCCGTCGCGAAAACTGTGGTGTCTCGCCAGAACGCGTTGGCACTGGCACTGGAATCGTGATCCGGAAGCCGTCTTCAAGCGCGTTTCGGCGGTTCCGCCGAGCGAAACCGGCCAGCACGGACCCGGTCACGGGGAGCGCGTACCGATGCGGTGAACGAAGTCAGAAGCGAGCGAATTCGACCGTTCGAGCTTCGAACGACCGTTTCAACGGTCGCGATCCGAACGGTCAATTGTGAGAGTCAACTACCTCGACGGGTTTCTCCGACTATCCCGAGTACCGACGACTAACCGTTTTGCGGGTCGGTTTCGCGAATGGAACGAATGTGTGCTAACGTAATCGCCCGAAGGCGGCTACTTCGTCACGTTGTGTGATTGTTTCACAGCATTGCGACAGCTGAAATTATCTAAGGCGGCTGTAATCGATTCTCGATAGTGCAAGCAATTCTATAATTCAATTATAAGTAAACTACGGTGAGAAAGATGGTTTCTCATGTTGAAGTTATCAATGCTGCAGGTTGGTCGTTCTCTAGAGTGTCTACAACTAAGTGAGGTTCAATATGAGAAAAGGGCGTACAGACGAGCGAAGTTCGGACTGCAGGTATGATTGCGGCCGTAGCGATCACCGTCCTCGGACTCGCGATCGGCAGCGTAATCACGCAAACCACCGGATACCGGCTCGGGGGAGTGATCGTCGTTCCACTCCTGGCGGTGTATACGCTGTACTCGTTCGCCGCGCTTCCGCTGTTTCTCGTGAGCGGGGTCGTCGCCTACTATCTGGTCGGCGGTATTCGGTCACACACGCTCATCCACGGCCGACAGCTACTACTCACCAGTCTGGCCGTCGGAGCGACCGTTCCAATCGCGTCGTTCGCGCTGTTCGAGATCTGGAACGTCTTCGGTTCCGCCGTCGAAATCGCGTTCTTCGGGGCGATCCTCCCGGGGATCGCGGCGTACAACTACCACAAACTGGACCCCGACGAGCGCCGCGCCGACGTGCTCTACAGCGGCGGCCTCTTGATCGGGCTGATCGCCTTCGGTGCCTCGATCGTCAACCCGACGTTTGCAACGCAACTCGATACCGGGTTAGCGTCGATCCTGTTCGCACCCGGCTCCGACATCGCGCAGTTCCGTCACTCCGTGCGCGCCGCTCCTGGAACCGCGGCCGTTCTCGACCAGATGTGGATGCTCGTGCTCCTCGGAACGGGGCTCGTCCTCTCCGAGTGGGCGAACTCCCGTTGGGGCGTCAGGCTCGGCGGACTCGTCGCCATGCCGCTGCTCGTCGCACTGTCGCTAAGCAATAGCTGGGCGCTCGGAGTCTATATCGTCGCCCTCGCGGCGGTCTACGCCACGATCACGCTCGTCAATGCGGGGACGCT contains the following coding sequences:
- the msrB gene encoding peptide-methionine (R)-S-oxide reductase MsrB: MDPETDTPSSGESSTERGSDSAEKSDAEWREELTDEQYRILREAGTEPAFSGEFVDHKADGRYTCAGCGATLFDSDTKFESGCGWPSFYDVDDARVTTHVDTSHGMRRTEVRCANCDGHLGHVFEDGPEPTGKRFCINSAALEFDDE
- a CDS encoding phytoene/squalene synthase family protein produces the protein MQQEHIQTGKAIQKRTGKTFYLATRFLPERVRHATHVLYAFFRIADEVVDDANGAPPAEQAARLESLRAQALGEQPPEDDVLIAFDQLRDRYDIADREIDVFIDAMKTDIETNRYERYADLEAYMRGSAASVGVMMTAIMEPDEPDLARPHAVKLGEAFQMTNFLRDVREDVLERDRIYLPLESLREHGVDQGAVENLAFSDAFASVMQSELKRTERLYREGVAGIRYLPKDCQLPVLLAAVLYAEHHRVIRAQDYDVLNREPSLSPSRKLWCLARTRWHWHWNRDPEAVFKRVSAVPPSETGQHGPGHGERVPMR
- a CDS encoding poly-gamma-glutamate biosynthesis protein PgsC/CapC; translation: MIAAVAITVLGLAIGSVITQTTGYRLGGVIVVPLLAVYTLYSFAALPLFLVSGVVAYYLVGGIRSHTLIHGRQLLLTSLAVGATVPIASFALFEIWNVFGSAVEIAFFGAILPGIAAYNYHKLDPDERRADVLYSGGLLIGLIAFGASIVNPTFATQLDTGLASILFAPGSDIAQFRHSVRAAPGTAAVLDQMWMLVLLGTGLVLSEWANSRWGVRLGGLVAMPLLVALSLSNSWALGVYIVALAAVYATITLVNAGTLVYGRALLSTGLIAAMTVGALVALLAPVVTGFTLYFVVLLAGVGAYNFHRVAPAERFASVSLSAGTYATLLIGTRSFVEPTPEGILATVSAVEVALLLVTLALSAYWVLTLERRRWTVSKRHSRGTLS
- a CDS encoding methyl-accepting chemotaxis protein, which encodes MEFITRKLTLDRFDLGPKLILAFVLVALVVGATGFVGYIGLETVDEEAHLIAEDGQKMDDATGMSLAIEQQQNSIYAAQLGETEAEQEFEQAAALFSERSQAIEDASLSDEQQTELETLQSNHEEYQSVGEEFFVASQDGDEALANEKAAEMDTLRIEIEESATSIEESAQADMEEQVAIADTVTQQTQMELAGLTLGAFLLALGIGLFVSRRITPPIKQLSEAAVAISEGDLDTDLDDHVENDEIGRMVDAFKTMQQNLRDVIADLNGVSTNLRSGQLEQDVDTNYPGTYGDVMQTLEEGTTQLTGSFDAIQDVSDDLRTGQLDQEVNTDRPGQYGAVLENLSAGTTQLEESFAQISTASEGLKRGHIDQTFETDFPGDYGDVLGNLESGATQLADSFAQISAVSEALEEGNLNQTIETDYPGDYGEVLDALESSIIQMNTSIRSVQEIADEVATSSEQVSSSTEEIETASDEVAVSVQEISQGADEQSENLQQVAAEMNDVSATIEEIAASADDVASTASIAVETGETGRAYASEATDEIHVIEDRTDEVVSQVQALDTEMEEIGGIIELISEIAEQTNILAINASIEAANAGESGDGFAVVANEIKSLAEDAARATTEIEDRILEIQSTTNETVDGMQEMSERVENGAETIEDTIEMFDEIADAIEEVEGGVTEISTATEDQADSTEEVVSMVHQVADVSQQTASEASNVSAATEEQASALSEAAGNIQHLSKLAEDLHDHVSTFEAGEAHQASRTATSKAARHSLTADGGTRTT
- a CDS encoding YihY/virulence factor BrkB family protein → MMLSSGRILAAEVAAVARERQLSVASAGLAYHSFNTLVPLVILLLVAVTVVDSLAVVLDALETATGLGGTIDRDQLAAAAGDGANRTRAALLALGIFLWSAARLFQSVNSAFTAVYGSRGSQSSLEAALSTSLVTILYAVLLTVTVAVGVALVGYLGVSVSLFFEGPLAMGVSALALMGLLFVLFVPMYYVFPHPDVSVPEILPGTAFAAATWSILAVGFRVYVSTAESVALFDVAGAILLILTWVYFGGLCLLLGAVLNAVLAGRVDPDDGWVPTSEERSTAD
- a CDS encoding ornithine cyclodeaminase; this translates as MTVMRTVELEGHIIDSGAMGRCFGVVMDLGGEFEVEEFDVGRHKHAETYCRMRVSAESADDLRAILHELNQNGATVADPRDATLEAAPDEQVVPAEFYSTTNHPTFVRVDGSWVEVSDPEMDCALVVDRTEDDPVVRTKVLNAIEKGDLVVTGETGIRVEPPERPRNGGSSFGFMQGGVSSERPSASLIEEIADEMRAVRDEDGTVLVVCGPAIVHSGGRDALAELVREGYVDALSAGNGFAVHDLERNLYGTSLGVDTESLEHPRKGHKHHIYTISEIGRVGGIEAAVEAEIVDGGVMYQCIRNDVPYVLAGSIRDDGPLPDTITDAIEAQDAIREQAREADLVLMLSTLLHSVAVGNCLPSTTKTVCVDINPATVTQLLDRGSAQAIGMVTDIGTFVPMLADELLEAHR
- a CDS encoding DUF2196 domain-containing protein, with product MSTERPTAEELRQGMTVEIVQEDADVQSTDEEPIHGEVGTVYGDEPDGPRVKLKSGVVGHVQSVVADE